From Campylobacter showae:
TATCGCCTCTCGCGGCGCGCTCTCGCAGGCGGCAAACGATGACCTCATCGCCTCTGCGATAAAAACCATGCAGCGTAGCGGCGTGGCGAGCTTCGGAGCGGTGTCGAGCTTTGGCCGGGATTTGGACGCGTGCGCGAACTGCGGCGGGCGAGTCGTGTTTTTTAACGAAATTTTAGGTACGAATGAAGCAGCGCTCGAGCAAAATTTGGCAAATTTCACCGCCCGCTTTGAAGCGTCGCAAAAGCGCAAAAGCCCGCTTTTTACGCCTGCGGTTTCAGTGCACTCGCCCTACTCTACGCACCCTGATTTAGCCGCTGCGGCGCTAAATTTAGCCCGCGAGCTGGAGCTGGTCGTCTCGACGCATTTTATGGAGAGCGAGCATGAAAAAAGCTGGCTAGAGGGCGGCACGGGCGGCTTTAAAGAGTGGCTGGGCAAATTTAACCCCGCCGCGTACCCGCTTTACTCGCCAAGCTCGTTTGTAGCGATGTTTGCGGGCGTTCGCACGCTCTTTACGCACTGCGTTTGGACGGATGATTTTTCGGGTTTTGACCCGGAGCTTCACAGTCTCACGCACTGCGCGGTTTCAAACAGGCTGCTTAGCAAACGCACGCTAAATTTACGCGCCGCGCTGGACGTGGGAGCAAACATAAACATCGGCACGGACGGGCTTAGCTCAAATATGAGCCTAAATTTCTTGGACGAGCTGCGGGCAAATTTACTCATTCACGCCGAATTTGATCCGCTTGAGCTTGCTAAAATTTTGCTTCTAGCATCGACAAAAAACGCGGCAAAGGCGCTAAATTTGGACGCAGGCGAGATAAAAGAGGGCAAGCTGGCCGACCTCGCGCTATACGGCGGTTTTGCAGACGCCGACGCGGCGCAGCTACCGCTCATGCTCATCTTGCATGCCAGAGGCTGCGAGCGGCTATTTGTTGGCGGCGCGGAGGTAAATTTAAACGATTAAGCCGAATTTTACGGTTTAGGCTCTGGCGCGAAAA
This genomic window contains:
- the mqnF gene encoding aminofutalosine deaminase family hydrolase: MIIVKPKFTMLCDENFTVLEDAAVAFDERIEAVGEAEQLRKRYPNARFFEYPDAVLAPAFINPHVHLEFSANKTSLVYGDFLEWLSSVIASRGALSQAANDDLIASAIKTMQRSGVASFGAVSSFGRDLDACANCGGRVVFFNEILGTNEAALEQNLANFTARFEASQKRKSPLFTPAVSVHSPYSTHPDLAAAALNLARELELVVSTHFMESEHEKSWLEGGTGGFKEWLGKFNPAAYPLYSPSSFVAMFAGVRTLFTHCVWTDDFSGFDPELHSLTHCAVSNRLLSKRTLNLRAALDVGANINIGTDGLSSNMSLNFLDELRANLLIHAEFDPLELAKILLLASTKNAAKALNLDAGEIKEGKLADLALYGGFADADAAQLPLMLILHARGCERLFVGGAEVNLND